One window of the Lentisphaerota bacterium genome contains the following:
- a CDS encoding MoxR family ATPase, whose amino-acid sequence MQVNAHASEESRLEPLPDDVKAAKRLGEARARVQAELNKVIVGMDPVIDEVMVAIFSAGHGLLEGVPGLAKTLLISCLAKTLSLSFRRIQFTPDLMPSDITGTEILQDDPQTGQRRFVFSKGPVFSNIILADEINRTPPKTQAALLEAMQEKKISAGGEDFRLDKPFFVLATQNPLEQEGTYPLPEAQLDRFMLKILVGYPSEEDEIRIMKTITTRIEPEMNLDAVLRKDEILALQDLVRHVPVADHIFNYVAALVRATRPGGTGAPDFVNQWVSWGASPRACLCLIGGGKARALLHGRFHVAIEDIRALAPSVMRHRIGLNFAAHAEGVSTDDIVKRLLTSIPCEEKLYDAKPKHRATGV is encoded by the coding sequence ATGCAAGTCAACGCGCATGCATCCGAGGAATCCCGCCTGGAACCCCTCCCCGATGATGTCAAAGCGGCCAAGCGGCTTGGCGAGGCTCGCGCCCGGGTTCAGGCCGAGTTGAATAAAGTCATCGTCGGCATGGACCCGGTGATTGATGAGGTCATGGTCGCCATATTCAGTGCGGGCCATGGACTTCTTGAAGGGGTGCCGGGACTGGCCAAGACGCTGTTGATCAGTTGCCTCGCCAAGACCCTTTCCCTGTCCTTCCGTCGCATTCAGTTCACACCGGACCTGATGCCTTCCGACATTACCGGAACCGAAATCCTGCAGGACGATCCTCAAACAGGCCAGCGGCGGTTTGTTTTCAGCAAGGGTCCCGTTTTTTCCAACATCATTCTGGCAGACGAGATCAACCGGACCCCGCCCAAGACGCAGGCGGCGCTGCTGGAAGCCATGCAGGAGAAGAAGATTTCGGCCGGAGGGGAGGACTTTCGCCTGGACAAGCCCTTCTTCGTGCTGGCGACGCAAAACCCGCTGGAACAGGAAGGCACCTACCCGCTTCCGGAAGCCCAACTAGACCGGTTCATGCTCAAGATTCTGGTGGGTTATCCCAGCGAGGAGGATGAAATCCGGATCATGAAGACCATCACCACCCGGATCGAGCCCGAGATGAATCTGGACGCCGTCTTGCGTAAGGACGAGATCCTGGCCTTGCAGGACCTGGTGCGTCACGTGCCGGTGGCGGATCACATTTTCAACTACGTGGCGGCTCTGGTCCGGGCCACCCGGCCCGGCGGAACCGGGGCGCCCGATTTTGTCAACCAGTGGGTGTCCTGGGGGGCGAGTCCGCGTGCCTGTCTGTGCCTGATTGGCGGCGGTAAGGCCCGCGCCCTCTTGCACGGGCGCTTCCACGTCGCCATCGAAGACATCCGGGCCCTGGCCCCCTCGGTTATGCGCCACCGGATCGGGCTCAACTTCGCCGCGCACGCCGAGGGCGTGAGCACCGACGACATTGTCAAGCGGCTGCTCACGAGTATCCCCTGTGAAGAGAAACTCTACGATGCCAAGCCCAAACACCGGGCAACGGGGGTCTAG
- a CDS encoding sigma-70 family RNA polymerase sigma factor, with product MPPPTDETNPAPDLRQQRIAAVVRDYQQPLLRYTSRLLRNATLAQDVVQTVFIKLCSNWSPSQEAGGDLKPWLFRVAHNEAVDLIRGEARRKRLHACGAAEAEILHGGTHADAAPDDDRRALVLGCLGALDPSERQVILLRLQQNMSYDEIAATVNRPRGTVGALLHSAVKKLARQVRRKEGV from the coding sequence ATGCCTCCCCCAACGGATGAAACAAACCCGGCCCCGGACCTGCGGCAGCAACGGATCGCCGCCGTGGTCCGGGACTACCAGCAGCCCTTGTTGCGCTACACCTCCCGGTTATTGCGCAATGCCACTCTTGCTCAGGATGTCGTGCAAACGGTGTTCATCAAACTCTGCAGCAACTGGAGCCCCTCGCAGGAAGCCGGCGGGGACCTCAAGCCGTGGCTCTTCCGCGTCGCCCATAACGAGGCGGTGGACCTCATCCGCGGCGAAGCGCGCCGCAAACGCCTCCACGCCTGCGGCGCGGCCGAGGCCGAGATCCTTCACGGCGGGACCCACGCCGACGCGGCGCCTGATGACGACCGCCGCGCCCTGGTCCTCGGATGCCTCGGCGCGCTCGACCCGTCCGAACGCCAGGTCATCCTGCTGCGCCTGCAGCAGAACATGAGCTATGACGAAATCGCCGCAACCGTGAACCGCCCCCGAGGCACCGTCGGCGCCCTGCTCCACTCCGCCGTCAAAAAGCTGGCCCGCCAGGTCCGCCGCAAGGAGGGTGTATGA
- a CDS encoding ZIP family metal transporter, producing the protein MIDFMQQYSPINQALMATLFTWGLTAAGSALVFFTRTVNPKLMDSMLGFAAGVMIAASFWSLLAPGIEMAEHMGQIPWLTAVIGFLVGGCFMRLADRVLPHLHPGLSIGHSEGIKTSWQRSTLLVLAITLHNIPEGLAVGVAFGAVAANLPSATIGGALALAIGIGLQNFPEGAAVSLPLRREGMGRMKSFLMGQASGMVEPLAGVLGAAFVLYMQDFLPYALCFAAGAMIFVVVEELIPESQRNEANIDQVTMATLVGFAVMMLLDVSLG; encoded by the coding sequence ATGATCGACTTCATGCAGCAGTACAGTCCCATCAATCAAGCGCTGATGGCCACGTTATTTACCTGGGGCTTGACGGCAGCGGGGTCGGCGCTCGTTTTCTTCACCAGAACGGTCAATCCCAAACTCATGGATTCGATGCTGGGGTTCGCTGCTGGCGTCATGATTGCCGCAAGCTTCTGGTCCTTGCTCGCACCGGGCATTGAGATGGCCGAACACATGGGACAAATTCCCTGGCTGACGGCGGTGATCGGATTCCTGGTTGGCGGGTGTTTCATGAGGCTGGCCGACCGTGTGCTGCCGCATCTTCATCCCGGGCTGTCGATCGGGCACAGCGAGGGGATCAAGACCTCGTGGCAGCGAAGCACGCTGCTGGTTCTCGCGATCACCTTGCACAACATTCCGGAGGGCCTTGCGGTGGGTGTGGCCTTCGGGGCCGTGGCGGCGAATCTTCCTTCCGCCACGATAGGAGGAGCCCTTGCGCTGGCCATCGGCATCGGCCTACAGAATTTCCCCGAAGGGGCGGCGGTGTCCCTGCCCTTGAGGAGAGAGGGAATGGGGCGGATGAAGAGCTTTCTCATGGGGCAGGCCTCCGGGATGGTCGAACCCCTGGCAGGGGTACTCGGCGCCGCATTTGTTCTGTACATGCAGGATTTTCTCCCCTATGCCCTGTGCTTTGCCGCCGGCGCGATGATCTTTGTGGTGGTGGAAGAGCTGATTCCTGAATCTCAGCGGAACGAGGCCAACATCGATCAGGTGACCATGGCAACCCTGGTGGGCTTCGCGGTGATGATGCTTCTTGATGTGTCTCTGGGATGA